The region TACGTCGACGCCGTCACCGGCGCCAGGTTGAAGCCGATCAGCATGACGACCGCGCCCGTGACGATCGGTGGCATCGCGGCATGGATGATCCGCGCACCGAACCGCTGCACGGCCAGGCCCACCAGGAACAGCGCGACGCCGACGACGAACACCGCGCCCGTCACCGTGGCGCTGGTGCCGCCCTGCGCGCGGATCACCGCGGCGACGCCCACGAAGGAGAGCGAGCAGCCGAGGTAGCTGGGCACCCGGCCGCGGGTGGCGAGCAGGAAGATGACCGTCGCGAAGCCGGACATCATGATCGCGAGGTTCGGGTTCAGACCCATGAGCACGGGTGCTACGAACGACGCCCCGAACATCGCCACCACGTGCTGGGCGCCGAGCCCGATCGTGCGCGGCCACGAGAGGCGTTCATCGGGTCGGACAACCGCTCCGGGCGCGGGCGTCCGCCCGTCGCCGTGCAGTTTCCAGCGCACGCCGAGGTCCATGGTGAGTTTCGCTTTCTTCGTACGTGAAAATTTGTCCGGACCATTGTCACGGGTACCTGGCGGTTCTACGCTCGCACGGTCTTACTCATGAACTACGTTCATATTTCTGATCGGAGGCTTGATGAGTGCAAGACCCCGTCTGGCTGTCCTCCTCGCCGCAGTGGCCACCTTCGCGGCGGTCGTCGTCCCCTCCGCCTCGGCCCACGCGGCGCCGAAGGTCCCCCGGACCGCCGTCCTCGACGGCACCCGGCTCCAGCAGACCCGACTCCGCCTCGACCGCGGAGATCCCGAACTGAAGCGCACGCTCAAGGGCTTGACGGCCCGGGCCGACAACTGGCTGACCCAGGGCCCCTGGACGGTCGTAGACAAACCCAAGCCCGCCCCCGGCGGCGACGTCCACGACTACCTGAGCCAGGCCCCGTACTGGTGGCCCTCCCAGCCGAAGACCGCCGACAACCCCTGGGGCTGCCCGTACGTCCAGCGTGACGGCCAGCGCAACCCCGAGGTCGACACCGGCACCGACCGCCAGGACGTCGAGAAGGTCTTCGACTCGACGTACGACCTCGCGCTCGCCTGGTACTACACCGGCAGGAAGCAGTACGCCGAGAAGGCCGCCACCGTCCTGCGCACCTGGTTCCTCGCCCCGGCCACCCGGATGAACCCGAACCTCGACCACGGGCAGTTCATCCCCTGCAAGTACGACGGCCGGGCCATCGGCATCATCGACTTCTCGCAGTCCTACACCAGCGTCCTGGACGCGATCGCGATCCTGGAGACGGGCGCCCCCGGCTGGTCGAAGAGCGACCGCACCGCCATGCGCGCCTGGAACACCGACTTCCGCGACTGGCTGGAGAACAGCGCCTTCGGCGGCGAGGAGGGCGCCGCCGAGAACAACCACGGCACCTTCTACGACATGCAGCTCGCCGCCCTGGCCTACGCGACCGGCGACGAGGACCTCGCCCGCCGGACCGTCCTCGGCGCGGAGTCCAGGCGGATCGACCCGCAGGTCGCCGCGGACGGCAGCCAGCCCCAGGAGCTGACCCGCACCCGCAGCTGGCACTACTCGACCTTCGACCTCGTCGCCTACACCCGCCTCGCGGCCATCGGCCGACACGTCGGCGTGGACCTGTGGCGGTACACGGGGCCGGACGGCCAGACCCTGGCCAAGGCGGTCGACTATCTGCTGCCCGCCGCGACGGGCGCCGCGCCGTGGCCCCACCCGGAACTGGAGTTCCACCGCTACGCGGCCAGCGACATCGTGCACGCGGCGGCCGACGCGGGGGACCGGGCGGCCCGGGCCGCGGTGCCGGAACTCGAGACACCGCCCGGCGGCGACCTGTGGGCGCTGCGGCCCGCCGCCGAGCAGCTGGACTCGATCGCCGGCTGACCGGAGGGCGTACGAACACCCTGATCAGGGGCTCCTGAGCGGCCGCTTAGGATGGGGGTGTCCCCACCGTCCCCACCGGCACCCTCAGGAGCCCCGCCCGTGACCGCCGAAGCCCCCGCCGCCCCCGCCCTCTCCTATGGGCGGCTCCTCCCCGTCACCGTCCACTTCGACGACCTGGACGCGCTCGGCCTGCTCCACAACGCCCGCTACCCGGTCATGGTCGAACGCGCCTGGACGGCCCTCTGGAACGACCAGGGCTTCCTGGCCTACGAGGGCGACTGGGAGGCGGCGGGCGACTTCTGCAACGCCGTCAAGGAACTGCGGATCAGCTATGAGGCCCCGATCAACCGCCCCGGCGGGTACGCCGTCCACCTCTGGCTGGAACGCCTGGGGAACACCGGACTGACGTACGGCTTCCGCTTCTGCTCGGCCGACGGCGCGCTCACGTACGCGCACGGGACGCGGGTCCTCGTCCGGCTCGACGCCGCGACGCTGCGCCCCACGCCCTGGAGCGACCGCTTCAGGGCCGTGGGTCGGGAACTGCTGCGTTCGCAGGACTGACCCTGGGCCGGTCGCGCTCGCCCGCGCGCAGCACCCCCGCGAACGCGGCAAGGCCGCACGCCAGCACCGTGACCAGGCCGAACGACACCACCAGGCTCGTCGCCTGCGCCAGCGTGCCGATCGCGCTCGGCGCGACCAGGCCGGAGGTGTACGTGATGGTGGCGACGCCCGCGATGGCCTGACTGGGGTTGGGGCCGCTGTGCCCCGCCGCCGCGAAGCAGAGCGGGACGACGACCGCGATGCCGAGACCCATCAGGGCGAAGCCGCTCATCGCCACGGCGGGGTGGTTCGCGACGACGACGAGCAGCCCGCCGAGCACGGCGAGACCGCCGCCGGCCCGCACCGTGCGCACCGCGCCGAACCGGTTGACCACCGCGTCGCCCACGATCCGGGCCAGCGCCATGGTTAGCATGAATCCGGTCGTCGACGCCGCCGCCAGACCGGCCGAGCTGCCCAGCTCGTCCTTCAGGTAGACCGCCGACCAGTCCAGACTGGCGCCCTCCGCGAACACCGCACAGAAGCCGACCGCGCCGATGAGCAGGGCGGACTTGGGCGGCAGCGCGAAGCGCGGCGGCGGGGCCTCGTCCTCGGTCGGTCGCAGGTCCAGCACCCATCGGCAGGCGGTGAGGCCCAGGACCGTCAGGACCCCGGCTGCCAGCGCGTGGTGCAGGCGCGCGTCCGAGCCGAGGTGCGCGGCGAGGGTGCCACCGGCCGAGCCGACCAGGGCTCCCGCGCTCCACATGCCGTGCAGTCCCGACATGATCGACTTGCCGAGGCGGCTCTCTATCTCGACGCCGAGCGCGTTCATCGCCACGTCCGCCATGCCCGCCGAGGCGCCGTAGACGAAGAGGGCCGGGCACAGCGTGTAGATGTTCGGCGCGAGGGACGGGAGGATCAGCGACAGCGTCCACAGGGACATCAGCCCGCGCAGCGCGGTACGGGCGCCGAAGCGGTGGCTGATCCGGCCCGCCAGCGGCATCGCGACGGAGGCGCCGATCGCCGGGAACGCGAGGGCCAGTCCGAGCTGGCCGGTGCTGACGGACGCGTGGTCCTGGATCCAGGGGACACGGGTCGCGAACGAGCCCGTCACCGCTCCGTGCACCGCGAAGACGGCGGCCACGGCGTACCGCGCCCGCTTCACCTCACGCAGGTCGTAGACCACGTAACCCATCTTTCCCGCCCCTCCAGGCTCTGCTTCCCGCGCCGCCGCCGTAAACTATCAGGAACCCTGCCTGATAGATAGGTGATTTACTGGCCGTCGACCGAGCGACTGATCTGGGAGGATCCCGGCATGCCCGCATCACCGAGCACCGCCCGGGCCATCAACGACCGCCTCGCCCTGCGTCTGCTCCAGCAGGAAGGCGCCCTGACCGCAGGGCAGTTGAAGCAGCTCACCGGACTGTCCCGGCCCACCGTCGCCGACCTCGTCGAACGCCTCACGGCCGCCGGACTGATCGAGGTGGTGGGGGAGTCCGG is a window of Streptomyces mirabilis DNA encoding:
- a CDS encoding alginate lyase family protein; the protein is MSARPRLAVLLAAVATFAAVVVPSASAHAAPKVPRTAVLDGTRLQQTRLRLDRGDPELKRTLKGLTARADNWLTQGPWTVVDKPKPAPGGDVHDYLSQAPYWWPSQPKTADNPWGCPYVQRDGQRNPEVDTGTDRQDVEKVFDSTYDLALAWYYTGRKQYAEKAATVLRTWFLAPATRMNPNLDHGQFIPCKYDGRAIGIIDFSQSYTSVLDAIAILETGAPGWSKSDRTAMRAWNTDFRDWLENSAFGGEEGAAENNHGTFYDMQLAALAYATGDEDLARRTVLGAESRRIDPQVAADGSQPQELTRTRSWHYSTFDLVAYTRLAAIGRHVGVDLWRYTGPDGQTLAKAVDYLLPAATGAAPWPHPELEFHRYAASDIVHAAADAGDRAARAAVPELETPPGGDLWALRPAAEQLDSIAG
- a CDS encoding acyl-CoA thioesterase, translated to MTAEAPAAPALSYGRLLPVTVHFDDLDALGLLHNARYPVMVERAWTALWNDQGFLAYEGDWEAAGDFCNAVKELRISYEAPINRPGGYAVHLWLERLGNTGLTYGFRFCSADGALTYAHGTRVLVRLDAATLRPTPWSDRFRAVGRELLRSQD
- a CDS encoding MFS transporter, with the translated sequence MGYVVYDLREVKRARYAVAAVFAVHGAVTGSFATRVPWIQDHASVSTGQLGLALAFPAIGASVAMPLAGRISHRFGARTALRGLMSLWTLSLILPSLAPNIYTLCPALFVYGASAGMADVAMNALGVEIESRLGKSIMSGLHGMWSAGALVGSAGGTLAAHLGSDARLHHALAAGVLTVLGLTACRWVLDLRPTEDEAPPPRFALPPKSALLIGAVGFCAVFAEGASLDWSAVYLKDELGSSAGLAAASTTGFMLTMALARIVGDAVVNRFGAVRTVRAGGGLAVLGGLLVVVANHPAVAMSGFALMGLGIAVVVPLCFAAAGHSGPNPSQAIAGVATITYTSGLVAPSAIGTLAQATSLVVSFGLVTVLACGLAAFAGVLRAGERDRPRVSPANAAVPDPRP